A window of Globicephala melas chromosome 2, mGloMel1.2, whole genome shotgun sequence genomic DNA:
ATTTTAAACCAGTTTGGTTATTCTACCTAAGGTGAGGGACATGGCCGTCAATTAAAGTCAAGCCAAACTATATTAAGAGTAGTATGGGGCAGAAGttaaaattatcttttgaaaACCAGGTGCCTCCTAGTTTCTCCTTTCACAACAAAATGGCTAGTTACCTAGTCACACTTGCCCTTACCCTCCCTTGTCTAGTCTTTGGAGTTACTTGGGTGGAGCGGAAGATGGAATTGGCAACAGTTCAGTCCCTTTAGGTAGCATTATTCCTAAATTATGCTGCCAAATCTCCAGGGTGTAGATTGTTTGAAATGTTAAAATTCCACATAGCAGTCTTTTGCACATCTTAAAGGCATTTAACTTTAATGTGTagtgaacaaagaatgaaaattgGGTCATATCAAATTTAACTTTAAAGCACAGATTATAAACATTTTCGAATGTTAAGTCTTAAGTAGGCACTCTTATTCTCAACTTGGTGTGCAAGCTAGCCTTGCTGACAGTGGCATAGTTACATTTACTGTTTTTCAAGTTGCATGTTGTGGAGtgaatgcttttttgtttttggggggttttcctGAGTTAACAAGTTAATCAAGTCCTAAATTAGTGGCACAATGGTAATTGAGACCCACTGTTGTCATTATCTACTCTATATTGATTGCTTTAAATACTTAACAAATCTTAGCTGCTCACTAATCCAGCGGACTAGGGTGCAGTATCTGTTTCGCTCTTAGCCACTATGGGAATTTGAAGTTCTTCTGTAATCATCAGAGATTCCTTCCAGGCCACAGATTTTCATGTGAATGTTTGTATGGTTATATTCAATTGACAAGGAAAAGTGTTGGTGCATGTTTTATAAACCCAGACACAGACAGTTAAAACGATAACTACTTTTTCTATATCCAGTAGCTTTGAATTAAAATCATTATGCTTGTTCCCTGAAGAGCAGAGGATTCTTTGTTCTAGGAACTACATTCTTAATCTAACTTTAGGAATTGGTGATAGGAGAAACAGGATCCAGAATTCAGAATTTAGTGTCTTAGGGCAAAAAATGCATCTTACCCTGGctatttgaaaatacatttatttgtagaTAAGTCTAGATTTAGTCTTGAAAAtcaaaattttcacattttaaaacttttcattccTTGATATCTATCAAAACGTGGCATATGTTAGGGAACCATTTCTTCTGTCATGTTCATGTGTTTTGGAATTAAGTTATTTGCgttcattgttttaaaatctgcCCATTTCTGTTTATACGTATTTACCACAGATGTGTTGGGACTTTGCCTAAAGGGAGAGATATTTCAGCACCTGTATCATTGAGGAGATAGAACGGTTGGTGACAACTGTATAGTTTTGAGTTTGGTTCTGTAGACAGTTTATTTGCAGAATATTTATCTGTGTTCTAATATAAAAAGTATTATGGCATGGATTAAGGCATGTAACCACTATGGTAGTCTTCACATGTCAATATTTACCCAAGTTCAGAAATCACAGGTGCATATTTAGACCTTAACTTAGAGAAGGGAATCAGAGGCAGTTCCAGTCCTCAGACCATATGGAAAGATGTAGTACATTGAAAACCCCAGGTGGTTGTTAGGACATCCCACTTCCCTGTCCTCATCCAATAGAACTCTGGTATATACTTCAAGGATGTGGGAGTAGTGTGGAAACATATCATTGGATATTCTCAAGAGTTTGGCTGTCCCTCTGGAAATATGAGAAATTTAAGCCAGTTAGACTCAGGAGCCTGCAGAATCTGTTGCCAACATTGCTAGGGAGAACTGCAGGAGATAAATGGGGAATTCCTGTAGTTCTTAGGTAACTCTAGGACATGGGACAAGGATCTCCCTATTCATTTTAAGGAGAATTGGATGCTGCACATCTCAAATCCCTGGCTGGACATGAAGTGATGATATTAAGTCTTGACCCATCAGTACATTTTCTAATTCAGTTGTGAATACCTGCTCcaacttttaaaacataagctTGATGTTTACTCCCCTTAAGCAAGTTTGGAAAATTGCTTGATGTGATACACAATCtcaagacactgaatagccaagcCGAAACCTTTACTCAGTAATGATTTGAATATTTCCTTAGATTTTGCTGGATCCTTGGTCTTAAGGAGACATGTAAAGGATGTGAAGCCTTTTTCTTCATTGCCCTGTGGAAATTTAACAAGATCTGCCTCTTTAATTGAAGTGACAGATACGGGCACAGTATGTATCACTGATGATACTGACATATCTCTCAGATACCCTGGGCCAGGGGTTCTGGATTCCTTGACCTAGAGAATAGGATTCAGTGAGGCAGACCTTTGAGCCCACGTGACTATAGAATTTGCTGATGATATAATTTTACACACTAACGATAGGATATTTTATCTATCTTTTCAGTAGTTTAATATTGTCTCATATTGTGTACATAAGTGTTCACTCACCCTGTTAAAAACACTAGGTAGACCAAATTTTTGTATAGACTACCATTGCcatatgttgctttttttccctcttaaaataTACAGTTTAAATCCTTAAAAATTCATGCACGGCACTTCACCATACCTGGGGTCTGTCTGGGTGTTCTTCTCTCATCCACAAGGGATAAACAAACCTACCAGAGCTTGAATGTGATTTATTTTAGGGATCAAACCAGGGAGGGGGAAGcccttgggatttttttctttttaaactattcACCAGTTAGGTAAGTTAGTTCACTAAGGTAAAAAGCATTCAGAGATACAAAGATAGGAAGCTAAAGGAAATGTAACACTGTGCCACTTGGGGCTCTGAAATTGGATTGGATGAACTgagtaaagaaaataacagaTGACCCAGGCTTGAGCTCCCTCATTTCTCATGCACAGTTCGTGGTCCCCCCCTCTTCTGACTCCTTTCCTAAAATAACCAAGTGCTGAATTTCACTGGGCCATTTACATACAAGTTCACAGCTTTTAGGAAAAAAGAGGGAGTTGGGAAACACCTAGCTTTGAATTAGATATAATTCTTGAAAGTTCTGAACTATTGGCAGCTCTTAAATCAGATGGAATCACAAACCAGAAGAACTCTCTCTTGTCGAGCAAGACCAGTAAGTTAGAGTAATTTAACAATTTCatagttttctccctttcttctcctcttcatGAAATCAGAGTGATGAGAATTGCTCTTTGAAATACCTTCAAAGGTATTGTATCCATTTCCCTTCCAAGCAGCCCTCTTTATGCATTTTTGCTCAGGCAACCAAGGACATAGAGTATTGGCAGAAACATGGAGTGCTTTTGTATAGGCCATCTGTACATAAaagtgtaattatttatttaattttcccatTTGTATCATATTAAAGCTTTGTACAGTGTTTTaagttctgttttaaaattattttgtattttatttttataatctagtaataaaatattcattccGCATGCAAACTCTAGTTCTATTTGTGTGGTGGTTTGGATTTCAAAGGtgggaaatattatttttctgataaagTTATTGAATGCACCAGAGGTTACAAGATCAACAGGGAGTAgaaagtgttctataaatgcaGTACCGCATCCAGAAGTGACCTAGAAAAAGAAACACTGGACTGAATAGAAACTAGGCGTTCACAATCCCTGCAGATAAAAACCAGgggttctttttccttctctgtaggAAATGTCCCTGTAGCACTGGAGTGATTTGTGCTTCCCACCATTCTCTCCTTTCCACCTTCCTTTGAACCAGGGGAACTCTCAGGAGGCATTCACATGGGCACTGCTTCACCCTTCCTGATTTGGTCTGGCCTGGAATGTTAGtgccatttgtttttctctgcctggTTCCCTGTCTTGATTTCTCAGTGAGCAGCAACATCCAAAGAGGTGACTGATGTTTTTCGaaataagagaaattaagaaataactCAAGCTCCCAGAAGCTAATTATGTATATGCCTGTTAACTTCTCAACTGCAAAGTAGCTCACATATTAACCTTGTGTAATGTATAAGGGATACAGACTAGGCTATTCTATGTGCAGGATGGGCGGAGGCACTTTAAGGGTTGTGGGCTGAGGGTCCTAAAAAGCCCCCCTGCAAGAATTCTGTCTTAAAGTCTTAAATGATCAGTTGATGGTGAGTGGGGAAAACCATTGGTACCGCATGGGCAGGAGACTCAGCTTTTGAGAAAGGATAAAGTTAGCTTAACTTCATTTTGACCTTGCCTAACTTCTTTAGGGTGGTGACGACTGAACCTAGAAAGActcttgaaagaaaagaatgtgcTTATCGTAGAAAATATAGGCATCTTTTCTGGAGAATCGTTCACCTTTACCGTCCGGCCGCTCTCCCGGGCCCTTGGTTTCCCCCGCCGCGTCCCCGAGTCCCGGCAGGTCGCCTTCGGGCCAGAGCTGCCGGGGCCGGGCCTCACCGATAGTGGTGCGCTGCACTTGGGGGACCACCGTACCTCTTGTCGGGAACCGCGGACCCATCCGCGGCCTTGAGCCAAAGCCTGGGCGGAGCCTCAGCCTGCTGAAGCGCCGCTGCCGCCGGCCCAGGTCTCGGTCTCGGTCCCGCCCTGGTCCCGCCCCACCGCCCTGGTCCCGCCCTCTACACCCCGCGGCCCAACGGTCGCCCCGCCCCCCGGGCGCCTGTGGCGCGCCGGCGCCTGCGCCTGCGCAATCGCCTCCGAGCGCCTGGACCGGGATGGCGGCCGTTTTGGAGTCGTTGCTGCGAGAGGAGCTGTCGGTCGCAGCCGCTGTGCGGTGGATCGCGCGCAGCGCCCAGAGTTCGGAGGTAACAGCGCCGACACGCCCCCAGGCTGGCCCGAATCTCCTTCGCGCGGGAGATACCACCCCTCTCGTTCTCTTCCTCTAGGGTGCCTGGCTGTCAGCCCGGGCCGAGTGCGCTCCAGCTAGGGGCCGCTACCCCCGGCCGCCCACCCCTCAGCGCGCCCTGCGGCCCCGGCTGCTTGCGGCCCCGGGCTGGCAGCTGACCCTCTCGCCCTTCGCTGCTTCTCCCTCAGGATGACCCCGGGGAGGCGGCCGCGCTGATCTCACTTCGGCCGCTGCGGAAGGAATTCGTGCCATTCCTGCTGAACTTCCTGAGGGAACAGAGCAGCCGCGTCCTCCCGCAGggccccccaacccccgccaaGGCCTCGGGCTCCTCGGCAGCCTTGCCAGGGAGACCCGGGGGCCCGCCGCGGGGTGGCCGCGGGGCGCGCAGCCAGCTCTTCCCTCCGACCGAGCCTTCGAGCCCCACCGCCGCTGAGGCCCCTTCGGCCCGCCGTGGGGGCAGGAGGCGGGGCCCGGGGCCGGCCCGTGAGCGAGGAGGCCGCGGTCCCGGGGCCCTGGAGGAGGGGGTCAGCGGGGAGAGCCTGCCCTGGGCCGGGGGCCGGAGGCCCAAGAGCTCTGGCAGCCCCGGCAGCCCCAGCCTCGCGCGCTCTGATCCGCCAAACCTCAGCAACCTGGAGGAATTCCCTCCCGTAGGCTCGGTTCCCCCCGACTCTGCAGGGTGAGAATCAGCCCTTAACCGGGAGATGGGTGGCACGAAGGCTCTACTAGGGGAGTTAATAAACTAAGGCTGGGTGCTCTGTAGTAAAGCATGGTAATGGCTAGAAGGTTGGGGATGAGATAACTATAGTGGTGAGGGGCATTTTGCAGGGGGTCCAGGCTGttgtggtggaggtggtggtggagggcgAGATGCTTGAAGAAAGGAATATCAGAAAAACCTGTGGCTACTCCTCAGCAGGACCAAGCCTTCACGCAGGATCAACCCAACTCCGGTGAGCGAAGAGCGGTCACTCTCCAAGCCCAAGACTTGCTTCACCTCACCCCCAATCAACTCTGTCCCCAGTTCCCAACCCTCAGTCCTGGACACTAGCCCTTGGGGCCATAGCCTTTCCCCAGGGTGCAGAAGTCTGCAAGAGGAGCGGGAGATGCTCAGGAAGGAGCGGTATGGCCTTGCTGCTCCCTGGGATGTCAGCTGCCTCTGTGGGGGATTGGCAGGGCTTTTCTCTGTGATTGATTTGTCCCCTGGGAACCCTGGGTCTGTTTCCTGGTCTGTGGATGTCTCTTTGAGGAACCTGAGTATAGCTGTGGAGGGGAAGGCAGGCTGACTGTACACGACATTTCTTTCCCCATAGCTCTAAGCTGCTGCAGCAGTCACCTGCTCCCGCCTGTCCCACCCCAGAATCAGGATGTCCTCACCCCAGCCGAACAGGAAACCTCACAGCTGAACCCGCTGACCCTGCCAGAGTATCCTCCCGTGAGCGTCTGGAGCTGGTAGCCCTTGTCTACTCTTCATGCATTGCAGGTGAGTGAGAGCAAAAGGCCCTGCAATGGAGATACTTGTAGAACCACAGGTGAAAAGAATTGATAAAGCATGTAGGACTGAGCCTTGGTTCTGAATGATGTTCAATACCCTGGAGTTTCTTTTCTTATCTAGAAAACCTGGTACCAAACCTCTTCTTGGAGCTTTTCTTCGTCCTTCAGCTCCTTACCGCCCGGAGGATGGTGGCTGCCAAGGACAGTGACCTTGAACCAAATCCAGGAGCCGTAGGTTGGTGAACAAGCCTCTTTTTTAGAAATGGGGTCTGGAAATGAAATCATTCTTAGCCAACAACTTGGTACTGTGCTTCTAGATTCCCTGGAAAGCCCTCTGTTCCAGAGTGTCCATGATTGTGTCTTCTTTGCAGTGCAGGTTTTGGAGCATCAGTTTCAGTGAGTTTCCCCAGCAGAGGCATTTGAGCCTTATTCCCATTGTCCACTTGGTTCTCTTGTTACTTGGGGTACATGCTTGTGCTTAACACAGGTGTAGTGTGACCCTGGACCTTTTCCTACACGTAACCTTCAATTTTGTGTCAAGGCTATGAATTTAGCCCTTGAAAGAATCAAACTGCCCCCGGTGGTCTTGGTAGCTGACCTTTGGGTTTATCTAATGTTTCTGCCTTGCTCTCTTGTTCGCTGCTCCATTAGGTCTCTCTTATTTCCTTCCCCTTTGCCTCCATCTTTAATCCTTTGCCCATGACTTTTCTTCATGTACCTGCTCCATGCTCCAGGTAACACGCTGTGTGGTGTGCAGGTGCCAGCTTCCTATTTTCAGTCTGTCCCATTCTTGGTCATTTGTGCTCTTGTCCCTGTAGCGTTCTTTCCCACCTGGACAAAGGGACCTTGAAGCTGTTGGCTGAGAATGAACGGCTACTGTGCTTCTCACCAGTTCTGCAAGGCCACCTGCGAGCTGCCTACGAGGGCAGTGTTGCCAAGGTAGTGACCCTATCTTAGACATCTACTAGCCTGGACCTGACCCTTTCTGGTCTCATAACTCAGGCAGCCCAGCTCACATCACTGTAGTGTCATTTGCACTGGAATGGGGATGAAGTTTTCTGAGCATGAACTCTGCCAGCTTCAGTCCCTAATTGTCACTGCCATGTTTTAGGTCTCTCTGGCGATGCCACCTTCTGCACAAGCTGTCTCCTTTCAGCCAGAAACTGACAATCGTGCCAACTTCTCCAGTGATCGAGcctttcatacttttaaaaaacagaggtGATAAGAAAAGGGAACTTTGGGGGAAGGGGATGAAGCAGGATTTTCTCTGGGATAGGCAGTCTGTGTCATTTTCATAGAAACTAGGAGTTTGACACTAACAGGTGGTAGTTTAGCACTACCAGGCCCTTCCTGGCAAACATCATAAGGGCCACTTAGCCTCATTCTGTTCATGCCCATGGACTTGAACCTCTGACCTTAGCAGCCTTCTCGCAAGTGTATGACTCTAGTCACTGGATTCTCAGACGAGAGTGCCAGATCAACTTTAACTGCCCACAGAAGTATGTGAAGCATGTGGTATACTGCTACCGGGTCTGTAGCATTATCACATAGAGAACCCTGGAGAGGATAAGGAACGGGGCTGTGGATAGTCCTGTCCTCAGTTCTTCTGAGCTAGGGAAGGCACTCCTGAGAATGAGTTAGGCCAGCTGTGCTTCAGTTGATTGGACATTCTTATGTGTCTGTCAGGGATGTGTTTTATGAGGTGCTTCGAGAGTGGGAAGATCGCCATGAAGAGCCTGGCTGGGATTTTGAGAAGGGCTTGGGCAGCAGGATCAGGTATGTGCTCATACACCGGTCACCTTGTCTTTCTTGCTTCCAGTAGTGAGCAGCTTAGTGGTGCTTGGGTAGCTGATTGAAGGAAGGCTTTGTCCTTCCAGGGCAAAGCTGTTTTCTTCTATCCTCCTTAATCTCTTCAGTTACTGCCATCTCTGCCTCTACTCAAAAGCGatttgtcgggcttccctggtggcgcagtggttgagagtccgcctgccgatgcaggggacacgggttcgggccccggtccgggaagatcccacatgccgtggagcggctgggcccgtgagccatggccgctgagcctgcgcgtccggagcctgtgctccgcaacgggagaggccacaacagtgagaggcccgcgtactgcaaaaaaaaaaaaaaagcgatttGTTTCTCCAGCTCCTTCCACTCAGAAATCACTCATACTTGCTCTGTGATTGCAAATGCTTGAAAAAGTGGAATGCTCTTATTTCAGGTTGCTTGAGTTTTGGCCCAAGTTTTAGACCCTTTCCGACCTCCATTTTCTTCATCATCTCATTTGACAATACGGATAACTTTGCATAGCTAGATAACTAGcatacagaaaaaatattctcTTGTCCACGTTGGTCATGAAGCTCACTGGCATTCAGTGTAGACTGAAGATGAGAGGGGTGGTATTATTTCATGTTTGGTTAAGTGTATTTCTAGCTTTGAGGGGTCTTGGGGCTGAGGAGAGTGTCCCTTACCTTTTCCCATAGCCTTGTGCCAGCCAGCTCTGGCAGAGGTCTGCTCAAGCCCCTGGTAAAGGGCTGAAAGGCCCAAGGGTTGGCTTGTTCTCTCagatctttctctccctcttcctccttccatcACACTCCATCCCTGCCTCTTATTCCTCAGAGCCATGATGAGTCAACTCTCTGCAGCCTGCAGCCACAGCCATTTTGTTCGACTTTTCCAAAAACAACTTCTCCAGGTAATAGCCCTAGCGGGAGACTGATTAATCTACAGTGGACAGTATGTATTATAGGCAGCCAAGTAATGGCTGGCACTTTGGGATAGGGCAGGCAAGCAGGCAGGTCCTTGGCTGGAGATTGAACAAGAGTTCTGTTCTTTGGGTGGTGGTTGAAACTCAGGAAGCCAGCTCGAGGAGGCGGAGCGCTCTCTCCCATGCCCTGCACCTCCTGCCTCCCCAGGCCTCCTCAGACACCCGGCTCTCCTGGCCTTCCTTCAGCACCTCGCTACTTTCTTGCCCTTGATTTGTGCTGTGGTAGAAAGAGCACAGGGTTAGGACTCAGGTCTggtttcaaatcctagctcttgTGACCCTAGGCAGATGTTGAATCTCACAGGTTccgtttcttcacctataaaaataagaatataatccAGACCTCAAAAAACATATCTGTGGCACATGATACAGGGTTCATCGCTTCCTCCTCATTTTGTTCAGTCCTTCTTTCCAGAAAAACTCACTGgttttttgatttctctcttcctccccctgccccagatgTGTCAGAGTCCTGGTGGTGCTGGGGGCACTGTCTTGGGCGAGGCTCCAGATGTGTTAAATATGCTTGGAGCTGACAAGCTGGGGCGGTTGCGGCGCCTGCAGGAACGGCTTGTGGCCCCTCAGAGCAGTGGggggccctgcccaccccccaccttcCCAGGCTGTCAGGGCTTCTTCAGGGACTTCATCTTGAGTGCCAGCAGGTAAAGGTCTCCTGTCTTACAGAGAGTGGGGGCAGAGGCCAGAAGAGGTTTGTGTTCACAGAAGGGCAGCgttttctctcctttgtctgGAATATAACAGGGTGGGACTGGGTGTTGCCTGGGCTCCTTCTAATTCACACTTCCTGCATCCATTTCCCTTCTCATTCTTTCACCCATAACCTCATTGGCCTCCTCTGTCTACCCTGCTGAGCCTTTCTATCTGGAGTACCTCTTCTCTATTCTGGTCCTTCCAACACTTCTTCCAGTACCTTTATTTCCCCCTCCTCTTCATAGCTTCCAGTTTAATCAGCATCTCATGGATAGCCTGAGTTTGAAGATCCGGGAGCTCAACAGCCTTGCCCTGCCTCAGCCTGAGCCCAGTGATGAAGACGGGGAATCAGACGTGGACT
This region includes:
- the CDAN1 gene encoding codanin-1 isoform X1; this encodes MAAVLESLLREELSVAAAVRWIARSAQSSEDDPGEAAALISLRPLRKEFVPFLLNFLREQSSRVLPQGPPTPAKASGSSAALPGRPGGPPRGGRGARSQLFPPTEPSSPTAAEAPSARRGGRRRGPGPARERGGRGPGALEEGVSGESLPWAGGRRPKSSGSPGSPSLARSDPPNLSNLEEFPPVGSVPPDSAGRTKPSRRINPTPVSEERSLSKPKTCFTSPPINSVPSSQPSVLDTSPWGHSLSPGCRSLQEEREMLRKERSKLLQQSPAPACPTPESGCPHPSRTGNLTAEPADPARVSSRERLELVALVYSSCIAENLVPNLFLELFFVLQLLTARRMVAAKDSDLEPNPGAVDSLESPLFQSVHDCVFFAVQVLEHQFHVLSHLDKGTLKLLAENERLLCFSPVLQGHLRAAYEGSVAKVSLAMPPSAQAVSFQPETDNRANFSSDRAFHTFKKQRDVFYEVLREWEDRHEEPGWDFEKGLGSRIRAMMSQLSAACSHSHFVRLFQKQLLQMCQSPGGAGGTVLGEAPDVLNMLGADKLGRLRRLQERLVAPQSSGGPCPPPTFPGCQGFFRDFILSASSFQFNQHLMDSLSLKIRELNSLALPQPEPSDEDGESDVDWQGERRQFAVVLLSLRLLAKFLGFVAFLPYRGPEPPPTRELQDTILALRSQVPPVLDVRALLQQGLRARRAVLTVPWLVEFLSLADHIVPMLDYYRSIFTLLLHLHRSLVLSKESEGEMCFLNKLLLLAVLGWLFQIPTVPEDLFFLEEGQLDAFEVDTVASEHGLDSMPVVDQHLLYTCCPYIGELRKLLASWVSGSSGRSGGFVRKITPTTTTTGLGAQPPRTTQGLQAQLAQAFFHNQPPSLRRTVEFVAERIGSNCVKHIKATLVADLVRQAESLLQEQLVTQGQEGGDPAQLLEILCSRLCPHGAQALTQGREFCQKKSPGAVRALLPEETPAAVLSSAENIAVGLATEKACAWLSANVTALIRREVKAAVSRMLRAQGPEPAARGERRGCSRACEHHAPLPSHLISEIKDVLSLAVGPRDSEEGVSPEHLEQLLGQLGQMLRCRQFLCPPAEQHLAKCSVELASLVVADQIPVLGPPAQQQLERGQARRLLLMLVSLWKEDFQVPVPLQLLLRPRNVGLLAATRPREWDLLLFLLRELVEKGLMGRMEIETCLGSLHEAQWPRDFSEELATLFNLFLAEPHVPQPQLRACELVQPNRGTVLAQS
- the CDAN1 gene encoding codanin-1 isoform X4 — encoded protein: MAAVLESLLREELSVAAAVRWIARSAQSSEDDPGEAAALISLRPLRKEFVPFLLNFLREQSSRVLPQGPPTPAKASGSSAALPGRPGGPPRGGRGARSQLFPPTEPSSPTAAEAPSARRGGRRRGPGPARERGGRGPGALEEGVSGESLPWAGGRRPKSSGSPGSPSLARSDPPNLSNLEEFPPVGSVPPDSAGRTKPSRRINPTPVSEERSLSKPKTCFTSPPINSVPSSQPSVLDTSPWGHSLSPGCRSLQEEREMLRKERSKLLQQSPAPACPTPESGCPHPSRTGNLTAEPADPARVSSRERLELVALVYSSCIAENLVPNLFLELFFVLQLLTARRMVAAKDSDLEPNPGAVDSLESPLFQSVHDCVFFAVQVLEHQFHVLSHLDKGTLKLLAENERLLCFSPVLQGHLRAAYEGSVAKVSLAMPPSAQAVSFQPETDNRANFSSDRAFHTFKKQRDVFYEVLREWEDRHEEPGWDFEKGLGSRIRAMMSQLSAACSHSHFVRLFQKQLLQMCQSPGGAGGTVLGEAPDVLNMLGADKLGRLRRLQERLVAPQSSGGPCPPPTFPGCQGFFRDFILSASSFQFNQHLMDSLSLKIRELNSLALPQPEPSDEDGESDVDWQGERRQFAVVLLSLRLLAKFLGFVAFLPYRGPEPPPTRELQDTILALRSQVPPVLDVRALLQQGLRARRAVLTVPWLVEFLSLADHIVPMLDYYRSIFTLLLHLHRSLVLSKESEGEMCFLNKLLLLAVLGWLFQIPTVPEDLFFLEEGQLDAFEVDTVASEHGLDSMPVVDQHLLYTCCPYIGELRKLLASWVSGSSGRSGGFVRKITPTTTTTGLGAQPPRTTQGLQAQLAQAFFHNQPPSLRRTVEFVAERIGSNCVKHIKATLVADLVRQAESLLQEQLVTQGQEGGDPAQLLEILCSRLCPHGAQALTQGREFCQKKSPGAVRALLPEETPAAVLSSAENIAVGLATEKACAWLSANVTALIRREVKAAVSRMLRAQGPEPAARGERRGCSRACEHHAPLPSHLISEIKDVLSLAVGPRDSEEGVSPEHLEQLLGQLGQMLRCRQFLCPPAEQHLAKCSVELASLVGPRDPASIS
- the CDAN1 gene encoding codanin-1 isoform X2 produces the protein MAAVLESLLREELSVAAAVRWIARSAQSSEDDPGEAAALISLRPLRKEFVPFLLNFLREQSSRVLPQGPPTPAKASGSSAALPGRPGGPPRGGRGARSQLFPPTEPSSPTAAEAPSARRGGRRRGPGPARERGGRGPGALEEGVSGESLPWAGGRRPKSSGSPGSPSLARSDPPNLSNLEEFPPVGSVPPDSAGTKPSRRINPTPVSEERSLSKPKTCFTSPPINSVPSSQPSVLDTSPWGHSLSPGCRSLQEEREMLRKERSKLLQQSPAPACPTPESGCPHPSRTGNLTAEPADPARVSSRERLELVALVYSSCIAENLVPNLFLELFFVLQLLTARRMVAAKDSDLEPNPGAVDSLESPLFQSVHDCVFFAVQVLEHQFHVLSHLDKGTLKLLAENERLLCFSPVLQGHLRAAYEGSVAKVSLAMPPSAQAVSFQPETDNRANFSSDRAFHTFKKQRDVFYEVLREWEDRHEEPGWDFEKGLGSRIRAMMSQLSAACSHSHFVRLFQKQLLQMCQSPGGAGGTVLGEAPDVLNMLGADKLGRLRRLQERLVAPQSSGGPCPPPTFPGCQGFFRDFILSASSFQFNQHLMDSLSLKIRELNSLALPQPEPSDEDGESDVDWQGERRQFAVVLLSLRLLAKFLGFVAFLPYRGPEPPPTRELQDTILALRSQVPPVLDVRALLQQGLRARRAVLTVPWLVEFLSLADHIVPMLDYYRSIFTLLLHLHRSLVLSKESEGEMCFLNKLLLLAVLGWLFQIPTVPEDLFFLEEGQLDAFEVDTVASEHGLDSMPVVDQHLLYTCCPYIGELRKLLASWVSGSSGRSGGFVRKITPTTTTTGLGAQPPRTTQGLQAQLAQAFFHNQPPSLRRTVEFVAERIGSNCVKHIKATLVADLVRQAESLLQEQLVTQGQEGGDPAQLLEILCSRLCPHGAQALTQGREFCQKKSPGAVRALLPEETPAAVLSSAENIAVGLATEKACAWLSANVTALIRREVKAAVSRMLRAQGPEPAARGERRGCSRACEHHAPLPSHLISEIKDVLSLAVGPRDSEEGVSPEHLEQLLGQLGQMLRCRQFLCPPAEQHLAKCSVELASLVVADQIPVLGPPAQQQLERGQARRLLLMLVSLWKEDFQVPVPLQLLLRPRNVGLLAATRPREWDLLLFLLRELVEKGLMGRMEIETCLGSLHEAQWPRDFSEELATLFNLFLAEPHVPQPQLRACELVQPNRGTVLAQS
- the CDAN1 gene encoding codanin-1 isoform X3, which gives rise to MAAVLESLLREELSVAAAVRWIARSAQSSEDDPGEAAALISLRPLRKEFVPFLLNFLREQSSRVLPQGPPTPAKASGSSAALPGRPGGPPRGGRGARSQLFPPTEPSSPTAAEAPSARRGGRRRGPGPARERGGRGPGALEEGVSGESLPWAGGRRPKSSGSPGSPSLARSDPPNLSNLEEFPPVGSVPPDSAGRTKPSRRINPTPVSEERSLSKPKTCFTSPPINSVPSSQPSVLDTSPWGHSLSPGCRSLQEEREMLRKERSKLLQQSPAPACPTPESGCPHPSRTGNLTAEPADPARVSSRERLELVALVYSSCIAENLVPNLFLELFFVLQLLTARRMVAAKDSDLEPNPGAVDSLESPLFQSVHDCVFFAVQVLEHQFHVLSHLDKGTLKLLAENERLLCFSPVLQGHLRAAYEGSVAKVSLAMPPSAQAVSFQPETDNRANFSSDRAFHTFKKQRDVFYEVLREWEDRHEEPGWDFEKGLGSRIRAMMSQLSAACSHSHFVRLFQKQLLQMCQSPGGAGGTVLGEAPDVLNMLGADKLGRLRRLQERLVAPQSSGGPCPPPTFPGCQGFFRDFILSASSFQFNQHLMDSLSLKIRELNSLALPQPEPSDEDGESDVDWQGERRQFAVVLLSLRLLAKFLGFVAFLPYRGPEPPPTRELQDTILALRSQVPPVLDVRALLQQGLRARRAVLTVPWLVEFLSLADHIVPMLDYYRSIFTLLLHLHRSLVLSKESEGEMCFLNKLLLLAVLGWLFQIPTVPEDLFFLEEGQLDAFEVDTVASEHGLDSMPVVDQHLLYTCCPYIGELRKLLASWVSGSSGRSGGFVRKITPTTTTTGLGAQPPRTTQGLQAQLAQAFFHNQPPSLRRTVEFVAERIGSNCVKHIKATLVADLVRQAESLLQEQLVTQGQEGGDPAQLLEILCSRLCPHGAQALTQGREFCQKKSPGAVRALLPEETPAAVLSSAENIAVGLATEKACAWLSANVTALIRREVKAAVSRMLRAQGPEPAARGERRGCSRACEHHAPLPSHLISEIKDVLSLAVGPRDSEEGVSPEHLEQLLGQLGQMLRCRQFLCPPAEQHLAKCSVELASLVGPPAQQQLERGQARRLLLMLVSLWKEDFQVPVPLQLLLRPRNVGLLAATRPREWDLLLFLLRELVEKGLMGRMEIETCLGSLHEAQWPRDFSEELATLFNLFLAEPHVPQPQLRACELVQPNRGTVLAQS